The following are from one region of the Bradyrhizobium sediminis genome:
- a CDS encoding WecB/TagA/CpsF family glycosyltransferase → MPERRANPIGRAATAGVPRISLGGLRLAVLDIEQTANFMIEMVFPERRVGRPLYLTSANGEVLARCSTEPMTDRLFRAADLINADGQPLVAVSRLRSPMPLPERVATTDLFHVVARKAQEARLTFYMFGAEEAENAAAVANVQKAFPDLRIVGRCHGYLRGDALRAKVDEINALAPDYLWVALGVPYEQAFVEEFTPRLFNVGVIKTSGGLFNFLSGSRARAPQWMQNIGLEWAWRIWLEPRRLLWRYLTTNPRALYLLFYKSRTPGG, encoded by the coding sequence ATGCCTGAGCGTCGTGCAAATCCCATCGGCAGGGCCGCCACGGCCGGTGTGCCCCGAATATCGCTGGGCGGGCTGCGGCTCGCCGTGCTCGACATCGAGCAGACCGCGAATTTCATGATCGAGATGGTGTTCCCGGAACGCCGGGTCGGCCGTCCCCTGTATCTGACGTCGGCCAATGGCGAGGTACTGGCGCGCTGTTCGACCGAGCCGATGACCGACCGGCTGTTTCGCGCCGCCGACCTGATCAACGCCGACGGCCAGCCGCTGGTCGCGGTGTCGCGGCTGCGATCGCCGATGCCGCTGCCCGAGCGCGTCGCGACCACCGACCTGTTTCACGTAGTCGCCCGCAAGGCGCAGGAAGCGCGGCTGACATTCTACATGTTCGGCGCGGAGGAGGCGGAGAACGCCGCCGCCGTCGCCAACGTCCAGAAAGCGTTTCCCGATCTCAGGATCGTCGGGCGCTGCCACGGCTATTTGCGAGGCGATGCGCTGCGGGCCAAGGTCGACGAGATCAATGCGCTGGCGCCCGACTATTTGTGGGTGGCGCTCGGCGTTCCCTACGAGCAGGCCTTCGTCGAGGAATTCACGCCGCGGCTGTTCAATGTCGGCGTCATCAAGACCTCGGGCGGATTGTTCAACTTCCTGTCGGGCAGCCGCGCCCGCGCGCCGCAGTGGATGCAGAATATCGGCCTCGAATGGGCCTGGCGCATCTGGCTGGAGCCGCGCCGGCTGCTCTGGCGCTACCTCACCACCAATCCGCGCGCACTCTATCTGCTGTTCTACAAGAGCCGGACGCCGGGGGGCTAG